A stretch of bacterium DNA encodes these proteins:
- a CDS encoding response regulator transcription factor, producing MSRLRIIIIDDAVKARETLRLMISENMTNIEIVGEAGTLPDGVKLIHKTNPDVVLLDIEMPGHSGLEILDFFSPERMHFKIIFVTAYAEHAVRAFELSAVDYILKPVSPNRLKQALDKVTLGQINAEQYQVLKEQTAGTWNKIALKTGDGIVFIPTDQIIYLKAEGAYTKFILMKQEPILVSKNLAEYEKLQSAGPFVRAGRSIILNLSRIKKIGKASDGSVTMDNGDTLAIGDETYKQLVEAIKTIKLG from the coding sequence ATGAGTCGCCTGCGGATAATCATCATAGATGATGCCGTCAAAGCGCGTGAAACATTGCGCCTTATGATATCGGAAAACATGACCAATATTGAAATTGTCGGTGAAGCGGGTACGCTGCCGGACGGTGTAAAGCTTATTCACAAAACGAATCCGGACGTGGTATTGCTAGATATCGAAATGCCCGGCCACAGCGGTCTAGAGATACTCGATTTTTTCTCTCCTGAACGGATGCATTTTAAAATAATTTTTGTCACGGCGTATGCCGAACATGCCGTACGTGCATTTGAACTTTCGGCCGTGGATTATATTTTAAAGCCGGTAAGTCCCAATCGCCTGAAGCAAGCACTGGATAAAGTAACCCTCGGTCAAATCAACGCAGAACAGTATCAGGTACTCAAAGAACAAACAGCAGGAACATGGAATAAAATCGCATTAAAAACCGGTGACGGTATTGTTTTTATACCGACCGATCAGATCATATATCTCAAAGCAGAAGGCGCATACACTAAATTTATATTAATGAAACAAGAGCCTATTTTAGTTTCCAAAAATCTGGCCGAATATGAAAAACTGCAATCGGCAGGCCCTTTTGTCCGTGCAGGCCGTTCCATCATCCTCAATCTGTCGCGTATCAAAAAAATAGGCAAAGCTTCTGATGGCAGTGTTACGATGGATAACGGCGATACACTGGCGATCGGCGATGAAACGTATAAACAATTAGTCGAAGCCATCAAAACCATCAAATTGGGTTAA
- a CDS encoding STAS domain-containing protein, with the protein MTFKEEKKGDVTVVYVHGKLMGGMETSAVHDRVHVLAESGVKKLVLDLSQVKWMNSSGLGVLMSSMTTMKLHGGDLRLSAVIEKVESLLMITQLLKIFKTYKTVEEAVQSFSSQEV; encoded by the coding sequence ATGACGTTTAAAGAAGAAAAAAAAGGTGATGTAACTGTCGTGTACGTGCACGGCAAACTCATGGGCGGTATGGAAACCAGCGCCGTGCATGACCGGGTACATGTATTGGCCGAAAGCGGCGTAAAAAAGTTGGTTCTCGATCTGAGTCAGGTAAAGTGGATGAACAGCTCCGGGCTTGGTGTACTGATGTCCAGCATGACTACGATGAAACTGCACGGTGGCGACTTGCGTTTGTCGGCGGTTATCGAAAAAGTGGAGAGTCTTTTGATGATCACGCAACTTCTCAAGATTTTTAAAACCTACAAAACCGTTGAAGAAGCCGTACAAAGTTTTTCTTCGCAGGAAGTATGA
- the upp gene encoding uracil phosphoribosyltransferase, with protein MTSFANLHVIRHPLVQQKLTYLRDKNTSHREFRKLLSEITAFMIFEITQDLKTKDIQVETPLETTTAQVLADHVVLVPVLRAGLGMLDGALDLIPNAKVGHIGLYRNEQTLEPVEYYAKFPPTLPEATAIMLDPMLATGGSSSAAVALLKRKRARHIKCLSLVAAPEGVERMLKDHPDVMIYTAGLDRQLNEHGYIVPGLGDAGDRLYGTK; from the coding sequence ATGACATCATTTGCCAATCTTCATGTCATACGCCATCCGCTGGTTCAGCAAAAACTGACTTACCTGCGAGATAAAAATACATCCCATCGTGAATTTCGCAAATTGCTCAGTGAAATCACGGCATTTATGATTTTTGAAATCACACAAGATCTGAAAACCAAAGATATCCAGGTCGAAACGCCGCTTGAAACTACGACGGCGCAGGTATTGGCCGATCACGTCGTGCTTGTGCCGGTATTGCGTGCAGGTTTGGGAATGCTGGATGGCGCGCTTGATCTTATTCCGAATGCTAAAGTCGGTCACATCGGCCTTTATCGCAATGAACAAACGCTGGAGCCAGTGGAATACTATGCCAAGTTTCCGCCGACTCTGCCGGAAGCTACGGCGATCATGCTCGATCCGATGCTGGCCACCGGAGGGAGCTCTTCGGCGGCGGTGGCTTTGCTCAAACGTAAAAGAGCACGGCATATCAAATGTTTGTCTCTTGTCGCAGCACCGGAAGGTGTAGAGCGCATGCTCAAAGATCATCCCGACGTGATGATTTATACAGCCGGGCTCGATCGTCAACTCAATGAACACGGCTATATCGTACCCGGTTTGGGCGATGCCGGTGATCGTCTTTACGGAACTAAATAG
- a CDS encoding histone deacetylase yields the protein MKIGFAYAPVFLEHRMHAGHHPECPERLVAITQAFAEAKLSDILENLHVKPVDESLLAEVHSEAHVDRIKEEASRAPAMIDGDTYVAHASYEAARMAAGAVVAAVDAVCSGQLTRAFCAVRPPGHHAEKEKAMGFCLFNNVAVGATYARRAYGLQRIAIVDWDVHHGNGTQAIFYEDPSVLFISTHESPLYPGTGQRTEIGSGAGQGYTLNIPMHAGDGDMEMETVFDKQIIPALDQFKPELLFISAGFDAHDRDPLANMTVTSEGFGKLTRLVVQAAEKHCQGRVISVLEGGYHLEALGASVVSHIRQLTHE from the coding sequence ATGAAAATCGGATTTGCCTACGCGCCTGTTTTTTTAGAACACCGAATGCATGCGGGGCATCATCCGGAATGCCCCGAGCGCCTCGTAGCCATTACTCAGGCTTTCGCTGAGGCCAAATTAAGTGACATACTTGAAAACTTACACGTAAAACCTGTCGATGAATCATTATTGGCGGAAGTGCATAGTGAAGCCCATGTTGATCGAATAAAAGAAGAAGCGTCCCGCGCACCGGCGATGATCGATGGCGACACCTACGTCGCGCATGCGTCGTATGAGGCGGCGCGTATGGCCGCAGGTGCCGTTGTGGCGGCCGTAGATGCCGTTTGCTCCGGTCAACTCACCCGTGCATTTTGTGCTGTGCGCCCGCCGGGCCATCATGCCGAAAAAGAAAAAGCGATGGGTTTTTGTTTGTTTAATAATGTAGCTGTCGGAGCGACGTATGCGCGCCGTGCCTACGGATTACAACGCATCGCGATCGTAGATTGGGATGTGCACCATGGTAACGGTACGCAAGCCATTTTTTATGAAGACCCGTCGGTACTTTTTATAAGTACTCACGAATCGCCCTTGTATCCCGGCACAGGTCAGCGTACCGAAATCGGCAGCGGAGCCGGTCAGGGTTACACGCTTAATATACCTATGCATGCCGGTGACGGTGATATGGAGATGGAGACCGTGTTTGATAAACAAATCATACCGGCATTGGATCAATTCAAACCGGAGCTTTTATTCATCTCTGCCGGATTTGATGCACATGACCGGGATCCCTTGGCGAATATGACGGTGACTTCGGAGGGATTTGGAAAATTAACCCGTTTAGTCGTACAGGCGGCAGAAAAACATTGTCAAGGGCGCGTGATCTCTGTATTGGAAGGTGGTTATCATCTTGAAGCATTGGGCGCATCGGTCGTCTCTCATATACGGCAGCTGACCCATGAATAA
- a CDS encoding radical SAM protein, producing MPQSLSYVHSVHLALTRRCGAQCNYCTFKQSDSPLMTFDEIEQVIRKQKPTGISTVVLGAGQSLESLADLPALWNDQGYASFIHYVQDVCRIVLEHQLLPVVDIGPLTYAQLEMLRPFVPTIHLALENINTDFRATVQQNKSADDIMETFSDAGILGIPVTTGLLFGAGESIDDGLATLNALDEIQKRYHNLQSVTLQYVYDTKRGNATRTDIEYLDMLVKYSRKVMPDVAVIVPIHTQLHWFDEGLLPDDIGFVFEGFDGINYDAPFPKLTELERQFAKNHITLVPRLPVFPDFIDRIDASESLRSVLADWQSKRMYVTYAKA from the coding sequence GTGCCGCAAAGTTTGTCTTATGTTCATAGTGTTCATCTTGCACTCACGCGCCGATGCGGGGCCCAATGCAATTATTGTACGTTCAAGCAATCGGATTCGCCGTTGATGACGTTTGACGAAATCGAACAGGTGATTCGCAAACAAAAACCAACCGGCATTTCAACGGTGGTGTTGGGCGCTGGTCAATCGCTAGAAAGCTTGGCGGACTTACCGGCGTTGTGGAATGATCAGGGGTACGCATCGTTTATACACTACGTGCAGGATGTGTGCCGCATCGTACTGGAACATCAACTTTTGCCTGTGGTGGATATTGGTCCGCTTACATATGCCCAACTGGAGATGTTGCGTCCGTTTGTTCCTACGATTCATTTAGCTTTGGAGAATATCAATACGGACTTTCGCGCGACGGTACAACAAAATAAAAGCGCCGATGACATTATGGAAACTTTTTCCGATGCGGGCATTCTCGGCATACCGGTTACGACCGGTTTACTTTTCGGCGCGGGCGAGAGTATTGATGACGGGTTGGCGACGCTCAATGCGTTGGACGAAATTCAGAAACGTTATCACAACCTGCAGTCCGTTACCCTGCAATATGTCTATGATACGAAACGCGGGAATGCGACACGAACCGACATAGAATATCTGGATATGTTGGTAAAATACAGCCGAAAGGTCATGCCGGATGTTGCCGTGATCGTGCCTATACATACTCAATTGCATTGGTTTGATGAAGGCCTTTTGCCGGATGATATCGGATTTGTGTTTGAAGGTTTTGACGGAATCAATTATGATGCGCCATTTCCTAAATTAACGGAACTGGAACGGCAGTTTGCCAAAAATCATATTACGCTTGTTCCCCGTTTGCCGGTGTTTCCGGATTTTATTGATCGCATTGATGCATCGGAAAGTTTACGCAGCGTCTTAGCCGACTGGCAATCCAAACGTATGTATGTAACCTATGCAAAGGCTTGA
- a CDS encoding ATP-binding protein, translated as MDLSGTYIPPDQQRSPDFQLTIPSMLDKLNAVEEITERVADAFHLRDDDRDNLAIAVTELTNNAIIHGNKFDPKKNVILSFYNDDGVLKVYIRDFGKGFDPGAVDNPLDPENLLKESGRGIFILRSIMDDVQFMFAGDGTVVKIVKRFLPK; from the coding sequence TTGGATTTATCAGGAACATACATACCACCGGATCAGCAGCGATCACCTGATTTTCAGCTTACAATACCGAGTATGCTGGATAAGCTGAATGCGGTCGAAGAGATCACGGAGCGTGTGGCCGATGCGTTTCACCTTCGCGACGATGACCGTGATAATCTCGCCATAGCCGTGACCGAGCTAACGAACAATGCGATCATTCACGGCAATAAATTTGATCCTAAAAAGAATGTCATACTCAGTTTTTACAACGATGACGGCGTTCTTAAAGTGTATATTCGCGATTTTGGCAAGGGTTTTGATCCGGGTGCGGTGGATAATCCACTGGATCCTGAAAATTTATTGAAAGAAAGCGGAAGAGGAATCTTTATTTTGCGTTCTATTATGGACGACGTACAGTTTATGTTTGCCGGCGATGGTACAGTGGTCAAAATCGTAAAACGCTTTCTACCGAAATAA
- the panB gene encoding 3-methyl-2-oxobutanoate hydroxymethyltransferase, giving the protein MSTHHTITKVTTEQLRRMKQSGEKISALTAYDAIMASLLDESGIDMILVGDSASTVFAGNDTTLPMTVEQMLYHVRVVTKSVKRALVVADMPFMSYHVSVEEAIRNAGRFMQEGHAEAIKLEGGIEFLPTIQRLVEIGIPVMGHLGLTPQSIHKFGTYRTRGKQPDEAKKIISDAKALEKAGVFALVLEKVPVTLAKKISASITIPTIGIGAGPHCDGQILVTHDMLGLYEKFHPRFVRRYAELGKAMRKAFASYHQDVKSNRFPTDKESYS; this is encoded by the coding sequence ATGTCCACCCATCATACCATAACCAAAGTCACGACAGAACAGCTGCGCCGCATGAAACAAAGCGGCGAAAAAATCAGTGCATTGACGGCTTACGACGCGATCATGGCTTCGCTTTTGGATGAATCGGGAATTGATATGATCTTAGTCGGCGACTCCGCCAGTACGGTATTTGCCGGCAATGATACGACATTGCCTATGACGGTGGAGCAGATGCTATACCATGTGCGTGTCGTTACCAAGTCGGTCAAACGCGCATTGGTCGTAGCCGATATGCCGTTTATGAGTTACCATGTGAGCGTCGAAGAAGCTATTCGTAATGCGGGTCGTTTTATGCAGGAAGGCCACGCGGAGGCCATCAAACTGGAAGGTGGGATCGAATTTTTACCAACGATACAACGATTGGTCGAAATCGGCATACCCGTGATGGGTCACCTCGGGCTTACGCCGCAGTCTATTCATAAATTTGGCACGTATCGTACGCGCGGCAAACAACCGGATGAAGCTAAAAAAATCATCAGTGACGCCAAAGCGCTGGAAAAAGCCGGCGTGTTTGCGCTTGTTCTCGAAAAAGTTCCAGTTACTTTAGCCAAAAAAATATCGGCATCTATTACTATACCGACCATAGGTATCGGCGCCGGGCCGCATTGTGACGGACAGATATTGGTCACGCATGATATGCTTGGGCTGTATGAAAAATTTCATCCGCGGTTTGTGCGCCGCTATGCCGAGCTTGGTAAAGCTATGCGCAAAGCCTTTGCTTCCTATCATCAGGATGTAAAGAGTAACCGATTTCCCACTGACAAAGAAAGCTATTCGTAG
- a CDS encoding hybrid sensor histidine kinase/response regulator — MSVATVASPSMTEPNKIMHDILVVDDEVDNLDLLKRTFRREYNVYSANSAAEALKLLDEREFAVIVSDQRMPEMTGVEMFQKAREKYPQTIRILLTGYTDINALVDAINMGHVYRYVTKPWSREEIVMTVKRAVEHYETTKQNARLLDELKIKNEELDRNNKQLKRLDELKTRFMVISSHELRTPASIISGNLELLMSGAMGEVPPEHQEIVTNAYKGTTRLIDLIEDVLSVMRSDSHNLKLNLSAYSPREVLEEVISSYRAFLHERRQTVQNELPELTIEGDRDRMFHVFANALSNAMKYSRDGETIGVSGKLNGDHMRITFRDAGIGIPPEELERIFEKFYQLGDADQHRTSKHKFMGGGSGLGLTIVRGIVEEHHGRVWAESEGKDKGAALQIELPLQQPVAG; from the coding sequence GTGAGTGTAGCGACGGTTGCATCTCCGTCTATGACGGAACCCAACAAGATCATGCATGATATTTTGGTGGTAGATGATGAGGTGGATAATCTTGATCTGCTGAAACGTACGTTTCGCCGGGAGTACAATGTGTACTCGGCCAACAGTGCCGCGGAGGCGTTGAAACTTTTGGATGAACGCGAATTTGCCGTGATCGTCAGCGATCAGCGTATGCCGGAAATGACGGGCGTTGAAATGTTTCAGAAAGCGCGCGAAAAATATCCGCAGACCATTCGGATTTTGCTTACCGGTTATACCGACATCAATGCGCTGGTAGATGCGATCAACATGGGTCACGTGTATCGCTATGTGACCAAACCGTGGAGTCGTGAAGAAATCGTCATGACCGTCAAGCGCGCGGTCGAGCATTACGAAACGACCAAACAAAATGCGCGGCTCTTGGATGAATTGAAAATCAAAAACGAAGAACTGGATCGTAATAACAAACAACTGAAACGCTTGGATGAACTTAAAACACGGTTCATGGTTATTTCATCGCACGAATTGCGCACACCCGCCTCCATCATTTCCGGAAATCTGGAGTTGCTTATGTCCGGTGCAATGGGTGAAGTGCCCCCGGAACATCAGGAGATCGTTACCAATGCATATAAAGGCACGACGCGTCTGATTGATTTGATCGAAGATGTTTTGTCTGTTATGCGTTCGGATTCGCATAATCTCAAACTCAATCTTTCGGCATATTCACCGCGTGAGGTGCTGGAAGAAGTCATTTCCAGTTACAGGGCTTTTTTGCATGAACGCCGGCAAACGGTACAAAACGAGTTACCGGAATTGACCATTGAGGGTGATCGTGACAGGATGTTTCATGTATTTGCCAACGCGCTCAGCAACGCGATGAAGTATTCCCGCGACGGTGAAACCATCGGGGTATCGGGGAAACTCAACGGCGATCATATGCGCATTACATTTCGCGACGCGGGTATCGGTATTCCTCCGGAAGAACTGGAGCGTATTTTTGAAAAGTTTTACCAACTCGGTGATGCGGATCAGCATCGGACGAGTAAACATAAATTTATGGGCGGCGGCAGCGGTCTGGGACTTACTATCGTACGCGGTATCGTGGAAGAACACCACGGTCGTGTATGGGCGGAAAGCGAAGGCAAAGATAAAGGTGCTGCACTTCAAATCGAATTACCTTTGCAACAACCGGTAGCCGGATAA
- the mnmA gene encoding tRNA 2-thiouridine(34) synthase MnmA — translation MKQKKRVVVAMSGGVDSTASAALLKEQGYEVIGVTMKLWNYDEVGGGEINRESGCCSIDTMHDARVVCEQLGVPHYVWDLSDEFGRAVIDNFVNEYLEGRTPNPCVMCNKHIKWGTFLTKALHLGADFVATGHYARSVYDPVSGKYTLRKSYNRKKDQSYALWGIRQKALAMTLFPVGEMSDKEEVREVASRLHLRTAKKKESQEICFITDNNYNRFLKEKISGLSEKLAHGMIKTHDGQVVGEHDGYAFYTIGQRRGVGVAMNEPVYVTEISAKDNTIYVGRKDDLLATGLTATQVNLCRHEAITEAMPITAKIRYNDVGHEGVLTLNEIGETQVIFNQPQRAITPGQSVVFYDGDEVIGGGIIDRVLKETLQPV, via the coding sequence ATCAAACAAAAAAAACGCGTCGTCGTCGCGATGAGCGGCGGTGTGGATAGTACGGCTTCTGCCGCCTTGCTCAAGGAGCAGGGATACGAAGTCATCGGCGTAACGATGAAGTTGTGGAATTACGATGAGGTAGGCGGCGGCGAGATCAATCGGGAAAGCGGGTGTTGCTCCATTGACACCATGCACGATGCGCGTGTGGTATGCGAACAGTTAGGCGTACCGCATTATGTGTGGGATTTGAGCGACGAATTTGGTCGCGCCGTGATTGATAACTTTGTCAATGAATACCTTGAAGGTCGTACGCCCAATCCCTGTGTGATGTGCAATAAACATATCAAATGGGGAACGTTTCTCACCAAAGCTTTACATCTCGGCGCCGATTTTGTAGCAACCGGGCATTACGCGCGATCAGTTTACGATCCCGTCAGCGGCAAATATACTTTGCGTAAAAGTTACAACCGCAAAAAAGATCAATCCTATGCTTTATGGGGTATTCGTCAAAAGGCGCTGGCGATGACACTTTTTCCCGTCGGTGAAATGTCGGACAAAGAAGAGGTTCGCGAAGTCGCATCACGCCTACATTTGCGAACGGCGAAGAAAAAAGAAAGTCAGGAAATTTGTTTTATCACGGATAATAATTACAACCGTTTTCTCAAAGAGAAAATAAGCGGCCTTTCTGAGAAACTCGCACACGGAATGATCAAAACCCATGACGGGCAAGTCGTCGGTGAACACGACGGATATGCTTTTTATACGATCGGTCAGCGTCGTGGTGTGGGTGTCGCGATGAATGAACCTGTGTATGTCACGGAGATCAGCGCCAAAGATAACACCATTTACGTCGGTCGTAAGGATGATCTTTTGGCAACGGGGCTTACTGCGACACAAGTCAATCTTTGTCGGCATGAAGCGATCACGGAAGCCATGCCTATTACGGCCAAAATCCGATATAACGACGTCGGCCACGAAGGCGTTCTCACACTCAACGAAATCGGCGAAACCCAGGTGATTTTTAATCAACCCCAACGCGCCATTACACCGGGCCAATCGGTCGTATTTTATGACGGTGATGAAGTGATCGGCGGCGGGATCATAGATCGTGTACTCAAAGAAACACTGCAACCGGTTTAA
- a CDS encoding HAMP domain-containing histidine kinase, protein MPAASDAKKRREPKNAERIQKILMNSDKMASLGQLIAGVAHELNNPISFIESNVIFLEKYCNDLRTVITMLESSQTMDADVRAKVEAYKKEMEWDFAMGDMENILKSFNEGATRIRSILASLSAFSRGNRIAREEMNIHEAIDNTINLLRYKSRHVVEFETKYKANPYIIANRGEINQVLMNLIINAIHAVQHKFENGGKGAIYIHTHSGENFVYIDIKDNGEGIPDIYKNEIFKAFFTTKKEGEGTGLGLPISKEIVEKHGGAIEFESRAGIGTCFTVKLPFGTDEEIDVPKDTHNQGKKS, encoded by the coding sequence ATGCCTGCCGCTTCCGACGCCAAAAAACGCCGGGAGCCCAAGAATGCCGAACGTATTCAGAAGATTTTGATGAATTCGGATAAAATGGCTTCACTGGGTCAACTGATAGCTGGCGTAGCGCACGAACTCAACAATCCGATCAGCTTTATTGAGAGCAATGTTATTTTTTTAGAAAAATACTGCAACGACCTTCGCACGGTAATCACTATGCTAGAATCGTCGCAAACTATGGATGCTGATGTGCGGGCTAAAGTCGAGGCATACAAAAAAGAAATGGAATGGGATTTTGCCATGGGCGACATGGAAAATATCCTCAAAAGTTTCAATGAAGGCGCTACCCGCATTCGGTCCATTCTTGCCAGCTTAAGCGCATTCTCCCGGGGCAATCGCATTGCACGGGAAGAAATGAATATACACGAAGCGATCGATAACACGATCAATCTTTTGCGATACAAATCCCGTCATGTCGTAGAATTTGAAACCAAATATAAAGCCAATCCTTACATCATCGCCAATCGCGGTGAGATCAATCAAGTGCTGATGAATCTCATCATTAATGCGATACACGCCGTCCAACATAAATTCGAAAACGGCGGTAAAGGCGCGATTTACATTCATACTCATTCGGGCGAAAACTTTGTTTACATAGATATCAAAGATAACGGCGAAGGCATCCCGGATATTTATAAAAACGAAATTTTTAAAGCATTCTTTACGACGAAAAAAGAAGGCGAAGGCACCGGTTTGGGTTTGCCGATTTCCAAAGAGATCGTCGAAAAACACGGTGGCGCGATCGAATTTGAAAGCCGTGCCGGTATCGGCACTTGTTTTACAGTAAAACTTCCTTTTGGTACGGATGAAGAAATCGACGTGCCCAAAGATACGCATAACCAAGGGAAAAAATCGTGA